The following proteins are encoded in a genomic region of Hippopotamus amphibius kiboko isolate mHipAmp2 chromosome 8, mHipAmp2.hap2, whole genome shotgun sequence:
- the NEMP2 gene encoding nuclear envelope integral membrane protein 2 isoform X1, giving the protein MRPPPGARWLLLWLPPLALLPAGAVRREEEEAATLSVLRCKALKEMDLIKTSQSDCYCYNQNSQVKWKYIWSTVQVKITSSGQLSIVYTTERYNCQYPETILSVIKCVIHNFWTPKESNDITITINPYGETVCFSVKPARKIFIYTISVNRKIVDFKLFLVFVVGIFLFFYAETLSRSPVFFYSSGTVLGILMTLVFVLLLVKKFIPKYSTFWALMVGCWFASVYVVWQLTEDLKWLWYENRTYILGYVLIVGCLSFTVCYKHGPLVEERSVALLAWTLRLLSLLLVYAGVAEPQFAYTAVLLILSSRNLRYPLRALAYVRRKMKKWFTSEKLVVKFLTEDEYREQVDVTTTGALEELRQACRSPGFPSWLAVSRLQAPKKFADFVLGGSHLSPEEIRLHEEQYGLGGVFLEEQLFNPRIPDGLPAH; this is encoded by the exons ATGCGGCCGCCCCCGGGCGCGCGCTGGCTGCTGCTCTGGCTGCCGCCCCTTGCCCTGCTGCCCGCGGGTGCGGTGcgccgggaggaggaggaggcggcgacGTTGTCAG TTCTAAGATGTAAAGCTTTGAAGGAAATGGATTTAATTAAAACTTCTCAGTCAGACTGTTACTGCTACAATCAAAATTCCCAAGTGAAATGGAAGTATATATGGTCAACTGTGCAG GTAAAAATTACCAGTTCAGGCCAGCTCAGTATTGTATATACCACAGAAAGATATAATTGCCAGTATCCAGAAACCATTCTATCTGTTATCAAATGTGTGATTCATAACTTTTGGACACCAAAGGAATCTAATGATATAACCATAACCATCAATCCATATGGGGAGACTGTGTGCTTCTCTGTGAAGCCTGCCAGGAAGATATTCATCTATACAATAAGTGTGAATCGAAAGA TCGTGGATTTCAAACTCTTCCTTGTGTTTGTGGTGggcattttcctcttcttttatgcAGAGACCTTGAGTCG AAGCCCTGTTTTCTTTTACTCCTCGGGGACTGTGCTAGGTATTCTAATGACATTAGTCTTTGTCCTGTTGCTAGTGAAAAAGTTCATTCCTAAG TATAGCACCTTTTGGGCTCTAATGGTTGGTTGTTGGTTTGCTTCAGTTTATGTTGTGTGGCAACTGACGGAAGATCTGAAGTGGCTGTGGTATGAAAACAGAACATATATATTAG GCTACGTCTTGATAGTTGGGTGTCTCAGCTTTACTGTTTGTTACAAGCACGGGCCTCTTGTGGAAGAGAGGAGCGTGGCCCTCCTGGCGTGGACGCTGcggctcctctccctgctcctggtCTACGCTGGTGTGGCCGAGCCTCAGTTCGCTTACACAGCGGTGCTCCTCATCCTGTCATCCAGGAACCTGCGCTACCCATTGAGAGCGCTCGCTTATGTGAGGCG gaaaatgaagaaatggttTACATCAGAAAAGCTGGTGGTTAAGTTTCTCACCGAAGACGAATACAGGGAACAAGTGGATGTCACAACGACCGGCGCCCTAGAGGAGCTGCGCCAGGCCTGCCGCAGCCCCGGCTTCCCATCCTGGCTGGCCGTTTCCAGGCTCCAGGCGCCTAAAAA GTTTGCAGACTTTGTTCTTGGAGGAAGCCACTTGTCACCTGAAGAAATTAGGCTGCATGAAGAACAATATGGCCTCGGGGGTGTCTTCTTGGAAGAGCAGCTCTTTAACCCGAGGATTCCTGACGGTCTGCCTGCACATTGA
- the NEMP2 gene encoding nuclear envelope integral membrane protein 2 isoform X2 produces the protein MDLIKTSQSDCYCYNQNSQVKWKYIWSTVQVKITSSGQLSIVYTTERYNCQYPETILSVIKCVIHNFWTPKESNDITITINPYGETVCFSVKPARKIFIYTISVNRKIVDFKLFLVFVVGIFLFFYAETLSRSPVFFYSSGTVLGILMTLVFVLLLVKKFIPKYSTFWALMVGCWFASVYVVWQLTEDLKWLWYENRTYILGYVLIVGCLSFTVCYKHGPLVEERSVALLAWTLRLLSLLLVYAGVAEPQFAYTAVLLILSSRNLRYPLRALAYVRRKMKKWFTSEKLVVKFLTEDEYREQVDVTTTGALEELRQACRSPGFPSWLAVSRLQAPKKFADFVLGGSHLSPEEIRLHEEQYGLGGVFLEEQLFNPRIPDGLPAH, from the exons ATGGATTTAATTAAAACTTCTCAGTCAGACTGTTACTGCTACAATCAAAATTCCCAAGTGAAATGGAAGTATATATGGTCAACTGTGCAG GTAAAAATTACCAGTTCAGGCCAGCTCAGTATTGTATATACCACAGAAAGATATAATTGCCAGTATCCAGAAACCATTCTATCTGTTATCAAATGTGTGATTCATAACTTTTGGACACCAAAGGAATCTAATGATATAACCATAACCATCAATCCATATGGGGAGACTGTGTGCTTCTCTGTGAAGCCTGCCAGGAAGATATTCATCTATACAATAAGTGTGAATCGAAAGA TCGTGGATTTCAAACTCTTCCTTGTGTTTGTGGTGggcattttcctcttcttttatgcAGAGACCTTGAGTCG AAGCCCTGTTTTCTTTTACTCCTCGGGGACTGTGCTAGGTATTCTAATGACATTAGTCTTTGTCCTGTTGCTAGTGAAAAAGTTCATTCCTAAG TATAGCACCTTTTGGGCTCTAATGGTTGGTTGTTGGTTTGCTTCAGTTTATGTTGTGTGGCAACTGACGGAAGATCTGAAGTGGCTGTGGTATGAAAACAGAACATATATATTAG GCTACGTCTTGATAGTTGGGTGTCTCAGCTTTACTGTTTGTTACAAGCACGGGCCTCTTGTGGAAGAGAGGAGCGTGGCCCTCCTGGCGTGGACGCTGcggctcctctccctgctcctggtCTACGCTGGTGTGGCCGAGCCTCAGTTCGCTTACACAGCGGTGCTCCTCATCCTGTCATCCAGGAACCTGCGCTACCCATTGAGAGCGCTCGCTTATGTGAGGCG gaaaatgaagaaatggttTACATCAGAAAAGCTGGTGGTTAAGTTTCTCACCGAAGACGAATACAGGGAACAAGTGGATGTCACAACGACCGGCGCCCTAGAGGAGCTGCGCCAGGCCTGCCGCAGCCCCGGCTTCCCATCCTGGCTGGCCGTTTCCAGGCTCCAGGCGCCTAAAAA GTTTGCAGACTTTGTTCTTGGAGGAAGCCACTTGTCACCTGAAGAAATTAGGCTGCATGAAGAACAATATGGCCTCGGGGGTGTCTTCTTGGAAGAGCAGCTCTTTAACCCGAGGATTCCTGACGGTCTGCCTGCACATTGA